The proteins below come from a single Peromyscus maniculatus bairdii isolate BWxNUB_F1_BW_parent chromosome 13, HU_Pman_BW_mat_3.1, whole genome shotgun sequence genomic window:
- the Usp40 gene encoding ubiquitin carboxyl-terminal hydrolase 40 isoform X4 — MICSGDTLLLTEGKLPPPGFLKVPIWWYQPARLSGHWESRDHSSCASPLGSSWGSAPSQGAPGPEPADITLLYLGDVEISEEATLVELKSKAMALTSVSKLAVPSAALLRVWTVESKRPSRLLRVDWRQLKEYRLGRRAELCLERLQKEEDLGPRDVLLRTQLRIPGERAYTLAMDLVWDTTRGWTAGSLRQRVADFYSLPVEKIEIAKYFPEKFEWLPISSWNQQVAKRKKKKNQDTLQGGPYYLKDGDTIGIKNLLFDDDDDFSTIRDDIGKENQKQLALEKKKSREVLRAQSSDVFSSAEMRTRPRGPEASLSIHVASFR; from the exons ATGATATGTTCTGGGGATACTTTACTTTTAACTGAAGGAAAACTTCCTCCTCCG GGTTTCTTGAAGGTGCCCATCTGGTGGTACCAGCCTGCAAGACTGTCAGGACACTGGGAGAGTCGGGACCACTCCAGCTGTGCCTCTCCTCTGGGTAGCAGCTGGGGATCTGCTCCCAGCCAAG GTGCTCCTGGCCCTGAGCCTGCAGACATTACCCTCCTCTACTTGGGAGATGTGGAGATCTCAGAAGAGGCCACATTGGTGGAACTGAAGTCAAAG gcCATGGCCTTGACCTCTGTCTCAAAGCTTGCAGTCCCGTCTGCAGCCCTTCTTAGAGTTTGGACAGTGGAGAGCAAACGGCCCAGCAGGCTCTTGCGTGTCGACTGGCGGCAGCTCAA GGAGTACAGACTGGGCCGGAGAGCAGAGCTCTGCTTAGAGCGTCTTCAAAAAGAGGAGGACTTGGG CCCGCGGGATGTGCTGCTGAGGACACAGCTACGCATCCCTGGTGAGAGAGCCTACACCCTGGCCATGGACCTGGTATGGGACACCACCCGAGGATGGACTGCTGGCTCCTTGAGGCAGAGAGTGGCTGATTTCTATTCTCTTCCTGTGGAGAAGATTGAAATTGCCAAATATTTTCCTGAAAAGTTTGAGTGGCTTCCAATATCTAGCTGG AATCAGCAAGttgccaaaaggaaaaagaagaaaaaccaagatACTTTGCAAGGGGGACCATATTACTTGAAAGATGGAGACACTATTGGCATTAAG AATCTCctgtttgatgatgatgatgacttcAGCACAATCAGAGATGACATTGGGAAGGAAAACCAGAAGCAGCTGgctttggagaaaaagaaaag CCGAGAAGTCCTGCGTGCACAGAGCAGCGATGTGTTCTCCAGTGCAGAGATGCGCACTCGGCCCCGGGGACCAGAAGCTTCTCTGTCCATCCATGTTGCAAGCTTCAGATAG
- the Usp40 gene encoding ubiquitin carboxyl-terminal hydrolase 40 isoform X3, protein MGSSLGLCLGKAPTSSQLFLFFALASDIHPGAEMEVIVEETLSVRDCLKIMLEKSGQQGERWHLRKMDWCYEAGEPLCEEDATLKELMICSGDTLLLTEGKLPPPGFLKVPIWWYQPARLSGHWESRDHSSCASPLGSSWGSAPSQGAPGPEPADITLLYLGDVEISEEATLVELKSKAMALTSVSKLAVPSAALLRVWTVESKRPSRLLRVDWRQLKEYRLGRRAELCLERLQKEEDLGPRDVLLRTQLRIPGERAYTLAMDLVWDTTRGWTAGSLRQRVADFYSLPVEKIEIAKYFPEKFEWLPISSWNQQVAKRKKKKNQDTLQGGPYYLKDGDTIGIKNLLFDDDDDFSTIRDDIGKENQKQLALEKKKSREVLRAQSSDVFSSAEMRTRPRGPEASLSIHVASFR, encoded by the exons ATGGGGAGTTCCTTGGGACTTTGTCTGGGAAAAGCACCAACTTCCTCTCAG CTGTTCCTGTTTTTCGCTCTGGCAAGTGACATTCATCCTGGGGCGGAGATGGAAGTCATAGTAGAAGAGACACTCTCTGTGAGAGAT tgtttaAAGATAATGCTGGAGAAATCAGGTCAGCAAG GAGAGCGGTGGCACTTGAGGAAGATGGATTGGTGCTATGAAGCTGGGGAGCCTTTGTGTGAAGAA GATGCAACACTGAAAGAGCTTATGATATGTTCTGGGGATACTTTACTTTTAACTGAAGGAAAACTTCCTCCTCCG GGTTTCTTGAAGGTGCCCATCTGGTGGTACCAGCCTGCAAGACTGTCAGGACACTGGGAGAGTCGGGACCACTCCAGCTGTGCCTCTCCTCTGGGTAGCAGCTGGGGATCTGCTCCCAGCCAAG GTGCTCCTGGCCCTGAGCCTGCAGACATTACCCTCCTCTACTTGGGAGATGTGGAGATCTCAGAAGAGGCCACATTGGTGGAACTGAAGTCAAAG gcCATGGCCTTGACCTCTGTCTCAAAGCTTGCAGTCCCGTCTGCAGCCCTTCTTAGAGTTTGGACAGTGGAGAGCAAACGGCCCAGCAGGCTCTTGCGTGTCGACTGGCGGCAGCTCAA GGAGTACAGACTGGGCCGGAGAGCAGAGCTCTGCTTAGAGCGTCTTCAAAAAGAGGAGGACTTGGG CCCGCGGGATGTGCTGCTGAGGACACAGCTACGCATCCCTGGTGAGAGAGCCTACACCCTGGCCATGGACCTGGTATGGGACACCACCCGAGGATGGACTGCTGGCTCCTTGAGGCAGAGAGTGGCTGATTTCTATTCTCTTCCTGTGGAGAAGATTGAAATTGCCAAATATTTTCCTGAAAAGTTTGAGTGGCTTCCAATATCTAGCTGG AATCAGCAAGttgccaaaaggaaaaagaagaaaaaccaagatACTTTGCAAGGGGGACCATATTACTTGAAAGATGGAGACACTATTGGCATTAAG AATCTCctgtttgatgatgatgatgacttcAGCACAATCAGAGATGACATTGGGAAGGAAAACCAGAAGCAGCTGgctttggagaaaaagaaaag CCGAGAAGTCCTGCGTGCACAGAGCAGCGATGTGTTCTCCAGTGCAGAGATGCGCACTCGGCCCCGGGGACCAGAAGCTTCTCTGTCCATCCATGTTGCAAGCTTCAGATAG